The uncultured Celeribacter sp. genome includes the window TGATCCATAGTGAGATCTTCCGGTTTGGTGTCCTTGGGCAGGGTCGCATTGACCTTTTCCCATTTCACATAGGGGCCATAGCGGCCCTCCATGACATTCACCGGACCGCCATCGGGGTGTTCGCCCAATTCTTTGAGCGGCTTGGCGGCGGCAGAACGCCCGCGTCCGGGGTTGTTGCGCTTTTCGGTGATCAGCTCCACGGCACGGTTCATACCGCATTCAAAGACGTCGTTGGGGTCCTTGAGATTGGCGTAGACCGGCTTGGCCTCATCGGGGAGCTGGTGCATCAGATAGGGACCGAAGCGCCCGAAGTTGGCCTTGATCATCCCCCCGTCGGGATGTTCGCCGATCTCGCGAGGCAGGCTGAGCAGGGTCAACGCCTTCTCCAGGTCCATATCGTCCTTGGACCAGCCCTTGGGCAGCGACGCACGCGGCGGTTTCTTGTTCTCAGGGGTCGGTTCGCCGCGCTGCACATAGGGGCCGAAACGGCCGGACTTCAGCCAGATTTCATCTCCGTTGTCTTCGCCCAGAAGACGTTCATCCCCTTCCGCGCCTTCGCCCGCTATCGGGCGGGTGTAGGTGCATTCGGGGTAGTTCGAACACCCGACAAAGCCCCCGGTACGCGAGGTTTTCAGGTGTAGCTGGCCCGAGCCGCATTTCGGGCAGACGCGCGGGTCGCTGCCATCTTCGCGCGGCGGATAAAGCTGCGGTGCCAGCGCGTCATCCAGCTTATCGAGCACCTCGGAAATGCGCAGCTCGCTGGTTTCTTCGATGGCGGCGTGGAAATCGCGCCAGAATTTCGCCAGAACTTCTTTGTAGTCGAGATCGCCGGCCGAGATTTCGTCGAGCTCTTCCTCCAGATTGGCGGTGAATTCATAGCCGACATATTTGCGGAAGAAATTCATCAGGAAGATCGTGACGATCCGGCCCTTGTCCTCGGGGATCAGGCGGTTCTGTTCCTTGCGGACATATTCACGGTCGACGATGGTGGTCAGTACGGAGGCATAGGTCGACGGTCGCCCGATGCCCAGTTCTTCCATCCGTTTGACCAGCGTGGCCTCGGTGTAGCGCGGCGGCGGGTTGGTATGGTGTTGCAGGCCCAGAACGGCGCCATCGCCACTCAGCGCGGCCTCTTTGTCTGCAGCCTGGGCGCGCAGACCGTCGGCGACCCGTTTGACCGCTTCGCCATCCATGATCTGGGGCAGGCGGCCTTCGTCGTCCTCTTCGACGTCGTCCCGGCCTTCGGTGTAGACGGCCATGAAGCCATCGAACACCACGACCTGACCGGTGGCGCGCAGCACCACTTCGCGATCGTCAGAGGCAATGTCGACCGTGGTCCGTTCCAGCTTGGCGCCTTCCATCTGCGAGGCGATGGTGCGTTTCCAGATCAGGTCATAAAGCTTGCGCTGGTCTGCGTCCGACAGGTTCAGCTTGTCCGGAGCGTTGAACATATCCGTCGGGCGGATACATTCGTGCGCTTCCTGGGCGTTCTTAGCCTTGTTCTTGTAGATCCGCGGCGAGGACGGCACATATTGGTCGCCGTAGCGATCCTTGATGGCGTCCCGGGCCTGGCTCACCGCCTCGGGGGCCATGTCGATGCCGTCGGTCCGCATATAGGTGATCAGCCCGGCCTCATAAAGGCGCTGGGCGGCATTCATCGTCTGCCGGGCGCCCATGCCGAATTTGCGGCTGGCTTCCTGTTGCAGGGTCGAAGTCATGAAAGGTGCCGACGGGTTGCGCGAGCCGGGCTTGGCCTCGACCGAGGCGACCTTGAGGGCACGCGAACTGATCGCCTGCACGGCCATTTCCGCCGACAGGCGGTCCTTGAGGTCGAATTTGTCGAGTTTCTTGCCGGAAAGCTGCGTCAGCCGCGCTTCAAAGGACTGGCCGCGCGGGGTCTCCAGAAGCGCCTTGACCGACCAGTATTCCTGGGGATTGAACGCCTCGATTTCCATTTCGCGTTCGACGATCAGGCGCAGGCAGACGGATTGCACCCGACCGGCAGAGCGCGCACCCGGCAGTTTGCGCCACAAGACTGGCGACAGGTTGAAGCCAACCAGATAGTCCAGCGCGCGGCGGGCCAGATAGGCCTCGACCAGCGGTGCATCGACCTGACGCGGTTTCTTCATCGCGTCCAGAATGGCGGGCTTGGTAATCGCGTTGAAGGTCACACGCGACACGGCGGTGGATTTCTTGATGGCGCGCCGTTTGGTCAGGGCTTCCTGCAGGTGCCACGAAATCGCTTCGCCCTCGCGATCGGGGTCGGTGGCGAGGATCAGTTCGTCGTCGTTCTTGAGCGCATCGGCGATGGCTTTGACGTGTTTGCGCGAATCCGCCCCGATTTCCCAGGTCATGTCGAAATCCTCATCGGGATCGACGGAACCGTTCTTGGCGGGCAGGTCGCGCACATGGCCATAAGAGGCGAGCACCGTGTAATCCTTGCCAAGATATTTGTTGATCGTTTTGGCCTTGGCCGGGGATTCGACAACAACAACTGGCATGGACTGTCCTTCAGGTTAAGAATACGGGCCTTATGGCGGCGGAAAATGGGCCGAGCAACGGTGAAATGTCAATGCGACAGCGACAGGAAAGCTTCACCTCTGGGTGATAAGCGGGAATAATTGCCATCAAAACGATCTGTTTGCAGATTTGAGCATGAAACGGGGTTGGTTAACAAATTGTCTCGCCGTGATCGGTTTCATGGGGGTTTTTTCCTCCGGGGCGATGACGTGGGAGGAACTCGCGCGCGGCAGCCAGACCCGTCAGGATCTCATGGAGGCGCTGCGTCCGCTCGTGGAATGGAAGCTCTGCAGTCCCTTGGAATGCGTGGTCTACGATTTGCGTTAAAGCGGGGATCGCGCCTTTGCGATGGTCGCGCCGCAACGTCGCGACGGCATGCCGATCGATCTTGTCGCGACACTGATGGTGCGCGATTTCGGTGAGGACGCTGCCGAATTTTCTGAACGCGACCTTGATGTGGGGCTTTCTATCGGCGCGAAGGGCGGCAATGGTCCGTGGTGGACCGGAGCCTTGGGGTGACGGATGTATGGTGGCCCCCTGGGAACCCTACTGTCGCGCGTTCAGGGATAGGCTGGAGGCAGACGGTCAGGTGCAGTGAAGCGCCCCTGGCCGCGCGGGGCATCCGGCCCTAGCCGTCGCGGCTCAGCAACCCGCCGGGCCTCCGGGCAATCTGACCCGACAGTTCCAGCGAGGTGAGTTCCGCACTGATCTGATCCGCCGGGGCGCCAAGGTCGCGGATCAGATCGTCCTCGGGCAGGGGGGTGACTGAAAGGCGGCTCAGAATTTCGCGGTGCAGGTGATCGCGGTCCAGCAAGTGACGATGCAGGTGGGCATGGTTCCGCAGGCTGCGACGTTCGGGCGCAGCCGGGGGCACACCGGTAACCGAGGGGGCGCTTTCGGTGGATGGGCTTTGTTTCTGGTGGGGCCGGCGCGCGGATGAGAAAATCCCCTGAGCCAGAGCGTCAATGACATCGCTGGCCGTGCGCACAAGCGTCGCCCCATCGCGCAGCAGCATATTGCAGCCTGCGGATCGGGCCTCAAACGGGTGGCCGGGCACTGCCATCACTTCGCGCCCCTGATCGGCGGCATTGCGCGCGGTGAGAAGCGATCCCGATCGCATGGCCGCCTCGATCACGATCGTGCACATCGAAAGGCCGGACACGATGCGATTCCGGATCGGAAAATGACGCGCTAGGGGTTTCATGCTAAAGGGCTGTTCGGACATCAGCACGCCTTGCGCGGCCATGCTGCGATAAAGATCGGTGTTTTCCACCGGGTAGATCACGTCCAGACCGCCGCCGAGAACTGCCAGTGTGCCTGTGTCCAGAGCGGCATGATGGGCGGCCGCGTCGATGCCGCGCGCCAGTCCGGAAACGATGACAAAGCCTTCGGCCCCCAGATCAGCTGCCAGCCGCCGGGTGAATCGCGTGCCGACGGAAGAGGCATTGCGCGCCCCGACCAGCGCCAGCATGGGGCGAGACAACAGACCCAGATCTCCCCGGACCCACATCAGCGGCGGGGCATCGGGCAGGGCATGGAGCGCGGCAGGATAGTCCGGATCGCCATAGTACAGCAGCCGTGCCCCGGCCTTGCGTCCGGCAGCGAGCTCCTGTGCGATCTGACGTTCGGGACAGATGTGATAATCGCGCACCCCGGCGCGCCGAGCGATCTCGGGCAGGGCGTCCAGCGCCGCCTGTGCGCTGCCGTGTTCCAGCATCAGCCTGTAGAAGGTGGTGACGCCAACGCGGCGAGAGCGCAAGAGACGAAGCCGTTGTGTCCGGTCTTCCGCCGTGTGGGGTGGGGTGAGGGGGTGGTGGAAGGGAATGTCATCCATGAACCAGCGCCTCCGTCTCTTACAGGATCACCTTGCCGCAGCCGAGTTAATGACAGGTTAGCTGGCGCAAAAAAAACGCTCGAATCGGCCGACGGGAGCGGGACGACATAAAAAACGGGGCCGTGTCGCTGCGGCCCCGTTCGTGTTCACTGTGGTGCCTGCAGGCTGGGGCAGGCTCAGGTGGCTGCGCCGCCCACGGTCAGCCCGCCGATCAGCAGGGTTGGTTGCCCGACCCCGACAGGCACCCATTGCCCCTGTTTGCCGCAGTTGCCGATGCCCGGATCCAAGGCCATGTCATTGCCGATGGCATGCACATGTTTCATCGCCGTGGCCCCGTCGCCAATCAGAGTAGCGCCTTTTACAGGCGCGCCGATGCGACCGTTCTGCACGCGATAGGCCTCGGTGCAGTTGAAGACGAATTTGCCGTTTGTGATGTCGACCTGACCGCCG containing:
- the topA gene encoding type I DNA topoisomerase; the protein is MPVVVVESPAKAKTINKYLGKDYTVLASYGHVRDLPAKNGSVDPDEDFDMTWEIGADSRKHVKAIADALKNDDELILATDPDREGEAISWHLQEALTKRRAIKKSTAVSRVTFNAITKPAILDAMKKPRQVDAPLVEAYLARRALDYLVGFNLSPVLWRKLPGARSAGRVQSVCLRLIVEREMEIEAFNPQEYWSVKALLETPRGQSFEARLTQLSGKKLDKFDLKDRLSAEMAVQAISSRALKVASVEAKPGSRNPSAPFMTSTLQQEASRKFGMGARQTMNAAQRLYEAGLITYMRTDGIDMAPEAVSQARDAIKDRYGDQYVPSSPRIYKNKAKNAQEAHECIRPTDMFNAPDKLNLSDADQRKLYDLIWKRTIASQMEGAKLERTTVDIASDDREVVLRATGQVVVFDGFMAVYTEGRDDVEEDDEGRLPQIMDGEAVKRVADGLRAQAADKEAALSGDGAVLGLQHHTNPPPRYTEATLVKRMEELGIGRPSTYASVLTTIVDREYVRKEQNRLIPEDKGRIVTIFLMNFFRKYVGYEFTANLEEELDEISAGDLDYKEVLAKFWRDFHAAIEETSELRISEVLDKLDDALAPQLYPPREDGSDPRVCPKCGSGQLHLKTSRTGGFVGCSNYPECTYTRPIAGEGAEGDERLLGEDNGDEIWLKSGRFGPYVQRGEPTPENKKPPRASLPKGWSKDDMDLEKALTLLSLPREIGEHPDGGMIKANFGRFGPYLMHQLPDEAKPVYANLKDPNDVFECGMNRAVELITEKRNNPGRGRSAAAKPLKELGEHPDGGPVNVMEGRYGPYVKWEKVNATLPKDTKPEDLTMDQAVTLIAEKAAKSGKKAPAKKKAAPKKKPAAKKPAAKRAPAKKKTPAKATAKAADSDDPVIE
- the dprA gene encoding DNA-processing protein DprA, whose translation is MDDIPFHHPLTPPHTAEDRTQRLRLLRSRRVGVTTFYRLMLEHGSAQAALDALPEIARRAGVRDYHICPERQIAQELAAGRKAGARLLYYGDPDYPAALHALPDAPPLMWVRGDLGLLSRPMLALVGARNASSVGTRFTRRLAADLGAEGFVIVSGLARGIDAAAHHAALDTGTLAVLGGGLDVIYPVENTDLYRSMAAQGVLMSEQPFSMKPLARHFPIRNRIVSGLSMCTIVIEAAMRSGSLLTARNAADQGREVMAVPGHPFEARSAGCNMLLRDGATLVRTASDVIDALAQGIFSSARRPHQKQSPSTESAPSVTGVPPAAPERRSLRNHAHLHRHLLDRDHLHREILSRLSVTPLPEDDLIRDLGAPADQISAELTSLELSGQIARRPGGLLSRDG